Genomic DNA from Anguilla anguilla isolate fAngAng1 chromosome 17, fAngAng1.pri, whole genome shotgun sequence:
attgaattgaaagtgGAGACAAATTCAACCCAAACAATTACAGAGGCATTTGTGTGagcagtaatctggggaagaTTCTATGTAGCATCATAAATACAAGACTTCAACACTTCCTTAACGAGCACAATGTTTTGAGTAAAAGTTTtggctttttaaacaaaaaccaaaacaccaAAACACCGCACAACCGATTACATTTACACCTTACACACCCTAATAGACAAACATGTtaaccaaaacaataaaaaaataattgcctgAAACTGTAACTGACCCTACACGTAAATGGGGCTCTTCTCCATTCCTACATAGGCTAAAATCTACCATGCAGTTCCAACCTCCCCCCACAATTAAAAAGCTGTCTTGAGGGATTTGTAGCAACTCCTGTCTTAACTGAGCAAAAAAACTCCTCCCTGGCCTGACCATCATTTGGGGCATACACACTCCGCCCTTATCAGCCGCCGTAGCGCCCTCCTCGTTCCCTTTCCCCACACCGAGCCTCGCTTCTCGCGTATCTCCGCCATTATCCCCTCCCTGCGGCTGGGTTTGTGTGCGGGAAAGCAAACCTTTTGTGGCCGATAACCCcccacactcgcacactcaaaGCAGCCGCATGCTGCGATGTACCGACTCTCCCCACGTCGACAACGAAACGTTACGTCAAGGGTCTGTTCAGCGTTGATCAAAAACATGAAACCCTGCCTTTTAAAAGAAAGTGCATGCTTCAACGCACTACTTTTGCAGCCCCACGGgataattttaaatgagctgTTCTTGGCACAAAAGGTCCTTCCACCCAGATGCCACTCTCTATACTCCTAGTAACTAGGTTTTCgtgttttttggaaaaactaCTACCGCCTTGTTCGTTCTAGACGCTGAGTAAATCTGCTCATAGCCCACCTGTTCCCAGACTGCTAACAACCCGCTAACAACACTCAGGTGTCCGGCACACACCTCAACCCGTGCCGGAGGGTCCGCGCTGCCCCCTCTGGCCGAGATGCAGTCacgccctgcccctcccttccCACCACCAAAAACCCCTAAACCCCCAAAACCCTAAAATCCCACCACCCTAAAAAACCCCTAAACCCCCAAAACCCTAAAATCCCACCACcctaaaaaaaaccctaaaccCCCAAAACCCTAAAATCCCACCACTCTAAAAAACCCCTAAACCCCCAAAACCCTAAAAAACCCCTAAACCCCCAAAACCCTAAAAAACCCCTAAACCCCCAAAACCCTAAAATCCCACCACCCTAAAAAACCCTTAAACCCCCAAAACCCTAAAATTATGTAAACAATACTCAATAACTAAACCAGCCTACTGTgaacagaagaataaaaaagaaaatggaattttaaaaaagcaccaaAAAGGCAGAAAGGTAGAGGAGAGCCCTCCACACGTCCTCTCAGCTCatctcagagagggagagagagaacgggagcgggagggagagagagagagaaagagagagagagggagagagggagggagtggaagggagagagagagagagaaggagagaggagcaggagggagacagagagagagagggaaagagagagagagaatgagagagaaagagataatgagagggagagagagagaaagagagagagagggagagagagagggagagagggagggagcgagagggagagagagagaaaaggagagaggagcaggagggagagagagagaaagagagagagagagagggttataATGGACTGTGTGGGTGCAGTGGAATTCAGATTCATGAGTTTgcatgtgaatgtctgtgataGTAGGCGATGATGTCACCCCTGCCGCCCCCTGACAGGGGACTGGTGTCTTTAGCCATCCAGCAGCGTCAGTATACACATGTAGAGTGGGTCTACCACACACATCATACCAGCAGAGCGAGAGGTATAGCCAGAGAGGGTCTACCACACACATCataccagcagagagaggggcgtgACCAGAGAGGGTCTAACACACATCTTACCAGCAGAGCGAGAGGTATAGCCAGAGAGGGTCTACCACACACATCATACCAGCAGAGCGAGAGGTATAGCCAGAGAGGGTCTACCACACACATCataccagcagagagaggggcgtgACCAGAGAGGGTCTAACACACATCTTACCAGCAGAGCGAGAGGTATAGCCAGAGAGGGTCTACCACACACATCATACCAGCAGAGCGAGAGGTATAGCCAGAGAGGGTCTACCACACACATCataccagcagagagaggggcgtggccagaGAGGgtctaccacacacagcatcataCCAGCAGGGAGAGGGGTGTGGCCACAGAGGGTctaccacacactgcatcataccagcagagagagaggtatagCCAGAGAGGGTctaccacacactgcatcataCCAGCAGGGAGAGGGGTGTGGCCACAGAGGGTctaccacacactgcatcataccagcagagagaggggcgtgACCAGAGAGGGTctaccacacactgcatcataccagcagagagaggggcgtgACCAGAGAGGGTCTACCACACACTGCCTCATACCAGCAGAGCGAGAGGTATAGCCAGAGAGGATctaccacacactgcatcataCCAGCAGGGAAAGGGGTGTGGCCACAGAGGGTctaccacacactgcatcataccagcagagagaggggcgtgACCAGAGAGGGTctaccacacactgcatcataCCAGCAGGGAGAGGGGTGTGGCCACAGAGGGTctaccacacactgcatcataccagcagagagaggggcgtgACCAGAGAGGGTctaccacacactgcatcataccagcagagagaggggcgtgACCAGAGAGGGTCTACCACACACTGCCTCATACCAGCAGAGCGAGAGGTATAGCCAGAGAGGgtctaccacacacagcatcataCCAGCAGGGAAAGGGGTGTGGCCACAGAGGGTCTACCGCACACTGCATCATACCAGCAGGGAAAGGGGTGTGGCCACAGAGGGTctaccacacactgcatcataCCAGCAGGGAGAGGGGTGTGGCCAGAGAGGGTctaccacacactgcatcataCCAGCAGGGAGAGGGGTGTGGCCAGAGAGGGTctaccacacactgcatcataccagcagggagaggggcgtggccaTAGAGGGTctaccacacactgcatcataccagcagagagaggggtgtggccAGAGAGAGTctaccacacactgcatcataCCAGCAGGGAGAGGGGTGTGGCCGAGATACTCCTTGCTGAGGAGAGCAGCGTGGAGGAGCTCCCGGAGGGACTGTGGGACAGAGGTCTGGGATTGTGAGGGCTGCTGCTGgggagggtcagaggtcacaggaaCTCCATCACCATGGTCACCCAGTTCATCTGAAGCAGAGGGCAGTCCTAAGAGGGAGAGTGGGTCAGGAgaacacttcacacacaggGGTACAATCAATACATAgttatgtgtgcatgcagacacacacacccacacacacatgcacatgcacacacacacacacacacacacacacgcacacacacacacttttgtacCTGTAGACAGGTGCAGGAAGGTGACACACAGCGTGGCAGTGAGCATTAGGGGCAGCATGGTTTATTCTGAGAGTTTAACTATCTGAGAGAGaataaatgagagaaaaagagagagctcAGCACCGTCAAACAGTAAAGGAAAAGCGAAGGGAGCcgtggaattattattattattattattatcattattattattattatttataaagcagCAGTTAGATAGGTCCAAGAAGCATGGAACCTGAAAagcatccaaaaataaaaacctatgatgaaaaaaatgagaagacCTTCCTAcctgaaagacaaaaacaacCTTTCAAGAGTTATATTTGTGCcacagaaaatgttattttacagtGTCTTTGCATTTCAAAGATTTCTGAAAAAagatttccaaaatgttttcagccaTTAAAATAAGGTATCTTATTTATGGATATTGCGTTGCTATGCAAGATATAcataacaacagcaataatgacAGCAACATAATATGATGTGTAATATGACGAGTATAAGATACCGAtagtttgttttcccttttgtaACGCACCAGAACACTGATTTCCCTTTCTTTCGTTCAGGTGATCATTAATTCGTGCATCTACAGGACTCTCCGCTGTAACACCGTCTGTGTTCCAAATCAGTTGTTCCCTTGGCTCGACTCCCCTCACACCCCCAAGACGAGTAATTTAACAGAGCGTTGCCTTGCATTTTGCATTGTGTAGCCTTACATTTAGCCGTTACATGTAGCCTCGTTAAAGATAGAAGCAATATTCTGCGAGgcagagaataataataatagcgcACGCTGTGAAATGCTCTAACAGTGAAACTGCGTACCTGTACGCAACAGACTTCCCCTTTCTCCGGTCTCTCCAGCACTCCTTATAACGTGCTCCTTCGAAGAAATGTTTTCGGGCTGGAAATcttgatatttatatttataaccaCCTGGCTTCCGTTTTCCTTGGTTATTTCATATCAAAATTCCAGCGGAGCTCTTGAAACGTTGCTAAATAAAATTCCTTTACAGTCGTCCTCTCCCTTTGTGCAATaccattaaatattttgcaGTTTCTGATTGAATATCCTTCCGACCAACCGCACTATCTGCCCACCCGACATTGGAAAATGCGTCCCTCCGTCTTATTTCGTGCTCCTCTCTATGTCATCAATTCGGTTCTGCTCTGTTTCCAGGCCCCTAGGCGTATGAGCAGGTGGGTGGAACGTACCCGTCTACGgctgcacctcctcccccctcctgcctTCGCTGGTCTCTATGCGCTCGCTATGGGCGCAACGCGCCAAAGCTCGCTATCGTCACCCAGGGACTGAACAGGGGAACTGCATGCACTGTGCTGAGAAAGCGGACTGGTTTTGCTTCAGCACCAGGCGCTGTTTCACCGATGTGTGGATGAAACATGATTCCGCGTGGAGCTATTCGCGAGAGGGGTGATTTCCCACTAGAGGGAAGAAAAGATCGTAAAGAGAACAGAAGATGAAGATTTTGAAATAACCACAAGAACATCTCCCATGGTCAAAAGACGCTTCGGGTTTTTCCGTGAAAAAGGAGGGGGCGATTCTGCTATTTTCGGGACACTCCGGAAATATCGTATGCGGAAAAGATACGTGAGTCGCAGAGGCGCAAACgacaagagagaaagagagccagTGAGTGGTAAGTCTCATCGTCGGagcattcattacattaaagACGGAAGCAACACTTAGTAACACCCGCAATGATAACTGCGACAGGATATACCTGCATTTGCGACCGTTTTTGTGTATTCATTCGTACATTTACACATTCCTGCATCTGTTTACCTCACTCTCACCAACACATTCCATGCACATCTTTCATGCACGTTTAATTCACACGAGGTTTCGTAAGTGATATCCTGTGATGCTGGTAAACGATAAATACAGGCAGCTGTTTTACATGTTCAACAAATtagataaaaattaaaattaacaaaAGTCTTCATGACTGTACCACGCTATGTTTATGGTTTACCGTTATGGTTATTTGCGTCCAAATATGAAAATTTACTCTAAAAACAACTGTAGAGATGATTGATTCTTGAGTAGGTTTTCCCTGGAAAAGTGGTAGGACgtaggaaaaaaatacaatgcgaATGCAGTATATCCAGATATCCATCTCTGTTGCGTAGGCTTGCATGCAGGAGCAAAGCAGTACACTGTAATTTAACGTGACAACCGAAAGCCATTTTAACCAATTAGTGGGCCTAGAACACTTAGCCAGTTGTGACGGACTTGAATGTTGTCATGTTTGTGTGCGGTGAGGTAAGCGCAGATGGAAGCTGAATGATGACATTTAGCACAAGTCTGCTTCATTTCCTTCACCTGTCCCTCTTCTGTGCTTGTGTCACTCTGTAGTCCACCCCAGCCTTCTCTTCCCAGGATGCAGTGGGCGCTGGacttcctgcctctccccccctgCCCGGAGCTGGGGACGCAGCCCCTGAGCGGGATTCTGTGGGCCCTGCTGGTTCTGTTCCTCTGGTACTGCTACCGGGtggggtcagacccccccgtGACGGGTCGGGTGCACCCGGGCAAGCTCAAGTCCAGCTGCGCGCGGGCCGGTCGGATGTCCCGGTCCGGCAGCTAcggcagcggcagcagcggcggcaCGGACTCCGGGACCGGCGCCGCCACGGCCGCCATCGGCAACGGCGGAACCCCctgcatcgccatggagacggaggaggaggaggaggacgcggGGCGTTGCCGCGGCTACCTCACCCCCGTGCTGGGCCACACTCTGTTCCCCGCCCAGGCCTCTCCGGCCAGCAGGAAGTTATATAGCGCCTTGCAAGAGTACGCCAAGCGCTATAGCTGGGCCGGGATGGGGCGGATTCACAAAGGTCTGAGGGACCAGGTGAGGCTGCGGGTTCgagagagagcgatgaaacGCGGGTCCCTATTGGGCTGAGCCCTCCCGTGCCCTGGGCGATGCAGGCCAATGGCACGCCGCTCTGCGGAGCTACCGGCCGCAGTCAGCGCTGGCGCCGCCCAGATTCGATATGAGAGGCTGCGAGGCTCATCCACGCACCAGggtgtggtgccttaaccgaatgcgccacccagcagcccactATAATTTTGGGGTTTGAGGAGAGGGGCATGAAGGGGTTGTCTgagttatttatttgatttattaagGGCTGGtttttgcaagttttttttgtttaatgaagGAACATCAAAAGgtaaagtctctctctctctcttctctactctccccttctctcctccctctctccaccactccttttctccccctctccctctgtcctctctctgttcccccttttccccctctccctctccccctctctccccctctcccccctctctccaccactccttctctcccccctctccctctgccctctctctgttccccctcttccccctctcccccctctctccaccactccttctctcccccctctccctctgtcctctctctgttccccctcttcccccctctccctctccccctctctccccctctcctctcttcctctccctttctcctctctaccccccctctctccccctctctctatcgcccctctccctctctcactctccctctcccccctctctctgtctctctctcctcaggccaGACTAAGCGATCGCTCCTCTATCCAGAAGCCCCATCTGTTCTTCCTCCCCGACGTTCCCAGCACTCCATTCTTCCCACGCGATGCCCATCGCCACGACATCGAAGTCTTGGAGGCCAGCTATCCCATAATTCTGGCTGAGTTCCAGGCGGTGTACCAGAGGGGCATAGATCCCAAGCTGGGATGGACCTGCCAGGGACCCAAGGTGCATTTCTTCAGCTCGCAGAAGGCATGCGTGTGTCACAGAGATGCTAAGGAGGTTACAGGAGCCTTAGTCTTACAGCCAGTAAACCAAATACAGTGTTGCCCAGGAGACAGGGAAGAAGGAGGAGCCTCACTGCTTACTAATGActtctctggccaatcagaatccTGCATCAGCAGGTACAGCAGCCTGATTGGTGGAATTGCAGAATGCAAGCAAGCGACCAGCTGAGGGTAGTAGAAATCAATGCCATCTCAATTCAGTCCATTCAGGAACTGGATGAGAAAGTCATTTTCCTGAACTGACTGCAATTTATACGAGGGACCCCAGCCTGAGCGCGtcctgtcatgtgaccctcCTCGAATTTGGTTTGCCTTTCCAAACTGTGGCCTGGGAAAGAAGTGCACATTTCTACATGTTTCATGATGCAATCTTATCACATATGTGTGAGGTAATGTTTAATTGTAACCTTGTCACATACATATGAGGTAATGTTTGATCCTACCCTCGTCGCAGACATTTGATGTAATGATTTATCATAACCTTGTCGCAGGAGTGTGATGTCATATCCTGTgttccgtcccccccccccccagggccaggCGGTGTTCCCGCTGTACAACGCGGGGGTGTGCGTGGCGGGAAACTGCCGGGCCTGCCCCTGCACCTACCgcaccctcctctccctccgcaCCTTCATCAGCAGCAACTCCCTGGGGGCCGCCGGGTTCTGGCTCCTGGGCCCCGGGACGGCGCTGGGCGGGGGGTACGGCCCCACCAACACCAGGCTGCGCTGCCACTTAGGTGAGGGTCTGCACGGGGTCTGCAGAGTGTACAATACGTctgtttaaatgtgcatttgcatgcaggCATTTCATATGCAGTATAGGCTGCTTGCCCCTTTTAGATGGCTGATAGCTCTGTCCTGCCTGAAATGCTCACTgctgtatttaatatttcactgcacatgcacactgctgtatttaatatttcactgcacatgcatactgctgtatttaacactgcacatgctcacttccgtatttaatatttcactgcacatgctcactgctgtatttaatatttcactgcacatgcacactgctgtatttaatatttcactgcacatgcatactgctgtatttaacactgcacatgctcacttccgtatttaatatttcactgcacatgctcactgctgtatttaatatttcactgcacatgctcacttccgtatttaatatttcactgcacatgcatactgctgtatttaacactgcacatgctcacttccgtatttaatatttcactgcacatgctcactgCTGTATTTCTCTCATAACTGcactccttccccctctctgtgccccaGGACTGCAGACCCCCCCGCAGTGTGAgctggtggtgggaggggagcCCCAGTGCTGGTCAGAAGGACACTGCCTCCTGGTGGATGATTCTTTCCTCCACACCGTCTCACACAACGGTCAgtacactaataataataacaataataataatcaccatcatcatcattacacactgtctcacacaatGGTCAGTACactaataagaataataattgtcatcatcatcatcagcataaTCATCCTCaccatcttcatcttcatcaaaaAACCATTGTGCTTTTATATAATGTTTGAAGTGTGTTACCTGCATGACACATAAGCGCTTCACACCATTGAaatatggatttaaaaaaaaaaaccatcattacatcacattacagtacTACATCAAATCTGAGCCCTAGCTGTGAATGCCTTGTCTgctcttattttgaaatgtgtggcTGGGAGAGTGGGATAGTGGGGAGGTCTTTTGTTCAGGACCAATGGGAGCAGGTGGGGTTTGTGCCTTCAAGAGGTCAGTAATCTGTTCTGGTGACCGAGCCTTGCCTTTAGCGATAAGAAAACTTTTGTGTGGTGAGGCCTGGATGGGTGTTCTGTGAGAAATCGCAgttaaatattcagtgttaattcaacactgacagtgttaattcaacttttatCAGATagcatttggtcccactctggaatatGGGACCGTCTGTTATcgagttgaatgaacactggaccTTTCACTGTGTAGCAGATGAATGTACTACATTTCACTACACTTAGGGTACCGCATTTAGCAACAGTGGCTGTGTTATGGTTTTGGTCTGGGATCGGTAACCTACATTAGTACTTTACACTGCCTTTAGGGTAAGAATATTGCTAGCCTGGTTTAGATCACTGTAACCCATAGAACTCATAAAGGTGCCCTGATGTTATTCATCTTGCACTGTTACGTTGCTGTGCTAAATTGGTGTCTTGTAATGTACATTCAGATCGAACACAATGGGCAGACAATTACTTTTCCACGGTGACCCACTATGCTTGGGCTGCTACATCATGTCTAGGTGCtcaaatttcattttgtgtttcaaatttattttttcaatttatttttttttatttttaaaaagtaaaacatacaATACGTTAAAGGGACAGTGCAGGAGAAGTATGAAGCCCAAGATTTACTAAGCTGACCAAATCTCCTGCCATTTGCTTGCTTATGCAGGTGCAGCAGAGGACGGCCCGAGAGTGATCTTCAGCGTCGATCTCTGGCACCCCAATGTGgctgctgcagagagacaggcccTGGACTACATTTTCTCTCCAGAGCAATAGAACTACAACTCCCACTGTGCACTGGTTTTACTGCCTGTAAATCCTTACGGTTCCATGCTATACGATGTGTTCTTAAACCAAATTAAAGACCGAACTAAAGGGCATTTTCTAGCCTGGAGCTGAAGCGTTTAAAACAAAAGGACAAATTTGGAGTTGGATATGTTGCCAATGGTGATACTTAACACTCAGAACACAAAAGATATCCTTATAGATATTCAGGATTTGTTGCTTTCAACTTGATATAAAATCATGTTGAAGTCCCAGTGCTTCCTTAAAACTGTGAAGAAGAAAGATGTTCATCCGTGACTGAACATCGGTTTTGTGAATTTCTCTCATTTTGTgcctgaaatgttttattttttctctatGAACAAACTTCTGACTTATACTGTGATGTGACCGGCTGTGTAACTTGTCGCTGTGTAATTGCTCGTCTGAGTCTTTACTCAGAATATCAACTGACCGTGCTCAATGTGATGCCTCTGTCAAATGAAAAACCTAATTTAACCTATTTTAATAGCTTATGAAGCACATAATCACGGAAGCCACATTATGAAgataaatgaaagaatgcatgcatatgtgaTTGGATGTAAATGCACCGTTAATAAACATATCTCTGTTTCCCTGTGTCCCTAGTTGGTGTACAATGATTACAACTGCAATACTGAGAAAGCTGTGGATTtatttgaggtttttttaaatgtgaattcagGAGAGATAAAAGaacataattcttttttttgtctgactCGTTTTACTAAAAAGCCATTTCTATTTAACAAGACTagtgcttttgttttgtgaatactgtatattgtaagATGTGCTAAATGTAAGATGCAGCGTACAGTTTATTACTGATCTACTGAAATAATAGCTGACCTGTCCATGTGGG
This window encodes:
- the asphd1 gene encoding aspartate beta-hydroxylase domain-containing protein 2; the protein is MQWALDFLPLPPCPELGTQPLSGILWALLVLFLWYCYRVGSDPPVTGRVHPGKLKSSCARAGRMSRSGSYGSGSSGGTDSGTGAATAAIGNGGTPCIAMETEEEEEDAGRCRGYLTPVLGHTLFPAQASPASRKLYSALQEYAKRYSWAGMGRIHKGLRDQARLSDRSSIQKPHLFFLPDVPSTPFFPRDAHRHDIEVLEASYPIILAEFQAVYQRGIDPKLGWTCQGPKGQAVFPLYNAGVCVAGNCRACPCTYRTLLSLRTFISSNSLGAAGFWLLGPGTALGGGYGPTNTRLRCHLGLQTPPQCELVVGGEPQCWSEGHCLLVDDSFLHTVSHNGAAEDGPRVIFSVDLWHPNVAAAERQALDYIFSPEQ